The genomic segment CCGCCGAGGGGGTAGGCACCCTCCTGGAATGCGTTCTTGATGCTCTCGGTTCGTACAGGCCCCTGGCTTCAGTTTATCTTCGTCACGCCGCGTGCTGGACGCGCTTCACCTTGATCTCGTCGGCATGCTTCATCGCGCGGGCAAGATCGTAGGCGGCCTGAAGCCGGTACCACGTTTCCGCGCCGCCGCCGAACGCCTTGTCAAGGCGGATCGCCATCTCGGGCGAGATGCCGGAATGGCCGTTGACGATATCCGACATCTGCTTGCGGCTGACGCCGAGCTTCTTGGCCGCATCCGTCACGCTGAGGGCTAGCGGCTCAAGGCAATCGTGCCGAACCGACAATCCCGGATGAGGCGGGTTCTTCATGGCCATGTTTTCGTCCTTCTAATGGTAGTCGACCATATCCACGTCGCAGGCATGAACGCCATCGAAGCGAAAAGTGATGCGCCAGTTGCCCGAGACGCTGACCGACCAGTATCCCGCCAGATCGCCCTTCAAGGGATGAAGCCGGTATCCTGGCAGGTCCATGCTGGCGGGTCCAATTGCCTCGTCCAAACGTGCCAGGATGCGCTCCACTTTGTCGGCGTATTCGGACGGCGCCCGCCGCCGGTCACCCTGTTCATAGAGGAGCTTCAGCCCCTTGTGGCGAAAGCTGACGATCACCGCCGGATTGTAACCCGTCACCTATCATTTTACAATCCCAGGCGTTTCGCCCCGGTTTTCCCCAAACATTCCCAAACTCTCTGAATAACCAAGGATGAGGATGCCGCAGGGAACAAGTTCTACAACCTGAACGCCGATCTGGACGGGGGGAGCGAGCGCCGGAATGAGAAAGCCCGCGTAGGCCTGGAATCCAGAGTCCAGGGGCGCGGGCCTCCCGGGGAGGGATACTCCCACGGTCAAAGTATAGCGCAACCGCGCTCGGACATCAACTTGACCGCCTACCAACGAAGAAGCGATCCGTCCCGTGCCGGTCCTCGACTTCCTTGACGACCCGGTCCACTC from the Magnetospirillum sp. WYHS-4 genome contains:
- a CDS encoding HigA family addiction module antitoxin, with translation MAMKNPPHPGLSVRHDCLEPLALSVTDAAKKLGVSRKQMSDIVNGHSGISPEMAIRLDKAFGGGAETWYRLQAAYDLARAMKHADEIKVKRVQHAA
- a CDS encoding type II toxin-antitoxin system RelE/ParE family toxin; this translates as MTGYNPAVIVSFRHKGLKLLYEQGDRRRAPSEYADKVERILARLDEAIGPASMDLPGYRLHPLKGDLAGYWSVSVSGNWRITFRFDGVHACDVDMVDYH